The following proteins come from a genomic window of Aspergillus luchuensis IFO 4308 DNA, chromosome 3, nearly complete sequence:
- a CDS encoding putative PHD finger domain protein (BUSCO:EOG09262TEV;~COG:J;~EggNog:ENOG410PM4K;~InterPro:IPR019787,IPR019786,IPR011011,IPR001965, IPR013083;~PFAM:PF00628): MAPNLRSSSHAWSNNSRPSTPLGAPTTASTASSLTDSTRPRKQRRTGWNSRVATDPPQDPPSRTQSRLEQSKNEASDTLSDTNLLDSSAGWVEPPLREPEPSFADTPWCNVSHHANPVLSSMRPLGTMPSAADLRKVGLAPIKPSVQNISAKKESRATPNGEGGDTKPQTPLTPAEEPMDEPLSTKNKASPDMSAFTSLPVPTSTDVDVDRIKIAVEKALRLALETNNRPVSRGLIRLWETCNKDPFALSILDGICQENPGPRERSAFQCVMRAAWKEVQAEADEDIATAPVLARPRSASSISSLSSAVSLDAETFAPGMAPGAATSRTRARGKKAKRGAPKKKEPVAPPSAATAPPQKHALEDEPNPEEEARIKRTRLQKPLPTIIPLESQMRSSLASDPQQSNVPSPVPTAASRSQPVSLGAGVSSRQRSESPASSDAGDNRRLTPTLTSDNERQENNDFCHNCNGSGQLLCCDGCPNSFHFSCLNPPLDPANPPEGDWFCPKCSLSKPMTSLLGSLDNAPQKDYLLPLGIRDYFTGVATGEENKYDEVVPLPKFYPRRGARHGRYDDPYLLRTQDAKGNVILCAACGRTSGGRQPIIQCDYCPCAFHMDCCDPPMPMPPIQKGGSNRRNHSWMCPNHVWHDLQYWVKDEEGYDVLKRIRRPKRPRMIDVEVLPDEEEVERMEEQEEEGIMYRVSERGLKMDFIQTVKRENEEYKLMKEAAGKYFDYATSQFDKLVAKANAFYSSQKPALPEEDTAAAILNSRTIAEREAAANLISLAQGDGPTGQGPEDGKIGLLIDQLKANAPPDLPSANTEIASLRALQNLIEQRIQVLNAQSEPPQPAST, encoded by the exons ATGGCTCCGAATCTCCGTTCGTCGTCCCACGCCTGGTCGAATAACTCTCGCCCCTCGACTCCACTTGGCGCACCTACTACTGCAAGCACTGCTTCTTCGCTCACCGATTCTACACGGCCTCGCAAGCAGCGCCGCACTGGCTGGAACAGCCGCGTGGCTACCGATCCTCCTCAGGACCCGCCCTCTCGTACCCAGTCGCGTTTGGAACAATCGAAGAATGAGGCTTCAGACACTCTGAGTGATACAAACCTTCTTGATAGCAGTGCCGGATGGGTTGAACCACCATTGAGAGAGCCTGAACCCAGCTTCGCAGACACGCCCTGGTGTAATGTGTCCCATCACGCGAACCCCGTACTGTCCAGTATGCGCCCACTGGGAACCATGCCATCGGCTGCCGACTTGCGCAAGGTTGGACTGGCACCTATCAAGCCCAGTGTCCAGAATATCTCTGCGAAGAAGGAGTCACGGGCCACACCGAACGGCGAGGGAGGTGATACCAAACCTCAGACCCCCTTAACGCCCGCTGAAGAGCCGATGGACGAACCTCTGTCTACTAAGAACAAGGCCTCGCCGGACATGTCTGCTTTTACTTCTCTGCCTGTTCCTACATCGACCGATGTAGACGTCGATCGCATCAAGATTGCTGTCGAAAAAGCCCTCCGACTGGCGCTAGAGACCAACAATCGCCCTGTTTCACGCGGTCTCATTAGATTGTGGGAGACATGCAACAAAGACCCTTTTGCGCTTTCAATTCTCGACGGCATCTGCCAGGAGAATCCCGGCCCGCGGGAACGCTCAGCCTTCCAGTGTGTAATGCGCGCTGCATGGAAGGAGGTCCAGGCGGAAGCCGACGAAGACATTGCCACGGCACCTGTCTTGGCTCGCCCCCGGTCGGCCAGCAGCATTTCATCACTCTCTTCGGCGGTATCCCTTGATGCTGAGACTTTTGCCCCCGGCATGGCTCCTGGAGCGGCAACTTCCCGTACTCGCGCCAGGGGTAAGAAGGCCAAAAGGGGTGCAcctaagaagaaggagccaGTCGCCCCGCCCAGTGCTGCTACGGCTCCCCCACAGAAGCATGCGCTTGAAGACGAGCCGAAccccgaggaagaggcaCGAATCAAGCGTACTCGCCTGCAGAAGCCTCTCCCAACCATTATACCTTTGGAAAGTCAGATGCGTTCCTCATTGGCTTCTGACCCACAACAGTCTAATGTGCCATCTCCTGTCCCCACTGCAGCCAGTAGATCTCAACCAGTATCACTGGGAGCTGGCGTGAGTAGCAGACAGCGCTCTGAGAGTCCAGCCAGTAGTGATGCCGGCGACAACCGACGACTGACACCTACCCTGAC AAGCGACAACGAACGCCAGGAGAACAACGACTTCTGCCACAACTGTAACGGAAGCGGCCAGCTGCTGTGTTGCGATGGCTGCCCAAATTCTTTCCACTTCTCCTGTCTTAACCCGCCATTGGACCCGGCAAACCCTCCAGAGGGGGATTGGTTTTGCCCGAAATGCTCGTTGTCAAAGCCTATGACGTCTTTGCTGGGTTCCCTGGACAACGCTCCGCAGAAAGACTACCTCTTACCCCTTGGCATCCGCGATTACTTCACCGGTGTGGCTACGGGCGAAGAGAACAAATACGATGAGGTCGTGCCACTTCCCAAGTTCTATCCCCGCCGAGGGGCCCGGCATGGCCGTTATGATGACCCTTATCTGCTACGAACACAAGATGCCAAAGGCAATGTGATTCTTTGCGCAGCTTGCGGTCGCACGAGTGGTGGCCGTCAGCCCATCATCCAGTGCGACTATTGTCCTTGTGCTTTCCACATGGATTGTTGTGACCCGCCTATGCCCATGCCTCCCATCCAGAAGGGCGGAAGTAATCGTAGGAACCACAGCTGGATGTGCCCTAATCACGTGTGGCATGATCTACAATACTGGGTcaaggacgaggagggcTACGATGTGCTAAAGCGCATTCGTCGTCCGAAGCGACCCCGGATGATCGACGTCGAAGTCCTtccggatgaggaagaggtcgagAGAAtggaggaacaggaagaggaaggtatCATGTACCGTGTGTCAGAGCGCGGTCTAAAAATGGACTTCATCCAAACAGTTAAGAG ggaaaacgAGGAATACAAGCTGATGAAGGAGGCCGCGGGCAAATATTTCGACTATGCCACCTCACAATTCGACAAGCTCGTGGCCAAGGCCAATGCATTCTACTCGTCCCAGAAGCCTGCTCTTCCGGAAGAGGACACAGCGGCTGCGATCTTGAACTCACGCACTATCGCTGAGCGGGAAGCGGCCGCGAACCTCATCTCACTCGCACAGGGCGACGGACCTACTGGGCAAGGGcctgaagatggaaagatcGGTTTGCTTATAGACCAACTCAAGGCAAACGCTCCGCCCGATCTTCCCTCGGCCAACACGGAGATCGCCTCTCTTCGTGCTCTACAGAATTTAATTGAACAACGCATTCAGGTGCTGAATGCGCAGTCGGAGccgccccagccagccagcactTAG
- a CDS encoding coenzyme A transporter (COG:C;~EggNog:ENOG410PG91;~InterPro:IPR018108,IPR023395,IPR002067,IPR002167;~PFAM:PF00153;~TransMembrane:1 (o404-426i);~go_component: GO:0005743 - mitochondrial inner membrane [Evidence IEA];~go_process: GO:0055085 - transmembrane transport [Evidence IEA]): MSAVISDHAQPDSSTTGSDPSQFRPTSPSLNNSQSFSPQMEQVAQSRPARGSTPGDATDRLAVGTAQTTAVDDASTPRPSQKSRGATQEVNKRSVDYLLRSGVAGGLAGCAAKTVVAPLDRVKILFQASNPQFAKYSGSWFGLISAVRDIRRHEGPRGLFKGHSATLLRIFPYAAIKFLAYEQIRAVVIPSRDKETPLRRLVSGSMAGMTSVFFTYPLELIRVRLAFETKRTSRSSFRDIIRQIYNERVAMPSSTGASVKEAPVTATAESVSSTVNKVVPRSGLANFYRGFGPTLLGMLPYAGISFLTHDTVGDWLKSPTLSPYTTIPEFEETGHPKKHHRQQLTAAAELFSGAIAGVVSQTSSYPFEVMRRRMQVGGVVGDGHRLGIVETARTIFLERGFRGFWVGLTIGYLKVIPMTATGFFVYDRLKGRLGI; encoded by the exons ATGTCGGCTGTCATCTCGGACCATGCTCAGCCTGACTCTTCTACTACCGGATCCGACCCCTCACAGTTTCGTCCTACATCACCATCCTTAAACAATTCGCAATCGTTCTCTCCCCAGATGGAGCAAGTCGCACAGTCGAGACCGGCCCGAGGCTCGACACCAGGCGATGCAACTGATCGCCTAGCCGTGGGTACGGCGCAGACGACCGCCGTCGACGATGCCTCCACCCCGCGTCCGTCGCAAAAGAGCCGTGGCGCAACGCAAGAAGTCAACAAGCGGAGCGTCGACTACTTATTACGAAGTGGAGTGGCGGGGGGTTTGGCGGGATGTGCG GCCAAAACTGTTGTCGCTCCTCTCGACCGCGTCAAGATCCTGTTTCAAGCGTCCAATCCACAATTCGCCAAGTATTCCGGTAGCTGGTTTGGCTTAATATCGGCTGTTCGCGATATCAGGCGCCATGAGGGCCCCAGGGGTCTTTTCAAGGGCCATTCGGCGACATTACTCCGCATTTTCCCCTATGCCGCTATCAAGTTCCTCGCCTACGAGCAGATCCGAGCAGTGGTGATTCCGTCGCGCGACAAGGAGACGCCGCTGCGCCGACTCGTCTCTGGAAGCATGGCCGGCATGACTTCTGTCTTCTTCACGTATCCGTTAGAGCTTATTCGAGTACGCTTAGCATTCGAGACGAAACGCACGTCTCGCTCTTCGTTCCGCGATATCATCCGACAGATTTACAACGAGCGGGTCGCTATGCCATCATCGACGGGGGCATCAGTAAAAGAAGCTCCAGTGACCGCCACTGCAGAGAGTGTCTCATCGACGGTGAATAAAGTTGTTCCTCGTTCTGGACTGGCCAACTTCTACCGTGGATTCGGCCCGACTCTCCTGGGAATGCTTCCCTACGCCGGAATATCCTTCCTCACCCACGATACCGTCGGCGACTGGCTGAAATCGCCGACGCTATCCCCTTACACCACGATACCTGAATTCGAAGAAACTGGACACCCGAAGAAACATCATCGGCAGCAACTAACTGCCGCTGCGGAGCTTTTCTCCGGAGCGATCGCGGGTGTTGTATCGCAGACTTCCTCGTACCCGTTCGAAGTGATGCGACGACGCATGCAAGTCGGCGGCGTCGTCGGCGATGGCCACCGACTCGGCATTGTCGAGACCGCCCGCACAATATTCCTCGAACGGGGCTTCCGTGGCTTCTGGGTTGGGCTGACGATCGGATACCTCAAGGTGATCCCGATGACGGCTACCGGGTTTTTCGTTTATGACCGGTTGAAGGGAAGACTTGGCATTTGA
- the ALG8 gene encoding dolichyl-P-Glc:Glc1Man(9)GlcNAc(2)-PP-dolichol alpha-1,3-glucosyltransferase ALG8 (CAZy:GT57;~COG:G;~EggNog:ENOG410PIKP;~InterPro:IPR004856,IPR039487;~PFAM:PF03155;~TransMembrane:12 (i7-26o97-116i128-145o151-168i175-201o221-242i319-336o342-362i383-402o408-426i446-466o478-500i);~go_component: GO:0005783 - endoplasmic reticulum [Evidence IEA];~go_function: GO:0016758 - transferase activity, transferring hexosyl groups [Evidence IEA];~go_function: GO:0042283 - dolichyl pyrophosphate Glc1Man9GlcNAc2 alpha-1,3-glucosyltransferase activity [Evidence IEA];~go_process: GO:0006490 - oligosaccharide-lipid intermediate biosynthetic process [Evidence IEA]) yields MTDLYPSLAQCAIVATAFKILLFPAYKSTDFEVHRNWLAITHSLPVKEWYYEKTSEWTLDYPPFFAAFEWVLSQAARYADPAMLIVNNLNYDSWQTIYFQRATVIVTELVLLFALSRFVKSVSQQNKHLAHIASLSIFLSPGLLIIDHIHFQYNGFLYGILILSIVLARKQSTLLYSGISFAVLLCLKHIYLYLALAYFVYLLRVYCLDPKSIFRPRFFNIIKLGVCVVGVFALAFGPFASWGQLLQLKDRLFPFSRGLCHAYWAPNVWAMYSFTDRILIQLAPRLGLPVNQDALVSVTRGLVGDTSFAVLPEITKEHTFILTFLFQLLPLIKLWRNPEWETFVGAITLCGYASFLFGWHVHEKAVLLIIIPFSLIALKDRRYFSAFRPLAVAGHVSLFPLLFTAAEFPIKTVYTVLWLVLFLYVFDQVAPVSERRRIFVADRFSLLYLTIAIPLIIYCSILHQVIFGLERLQFLPLMFMSSYSAVGVVGSWIGFMVVYFTA; encoded by the exons ATGACCGATCTATACCCTTCTTTGGCGCAGTGCGCCATTGTTGCAACTGCTTTCAAAATCCTTTTGTTCCCCGCATA CAAATCCACCGACTTTGAGGTTCATCGAAACTGGCTTGCGATTACACACTCGTTGCCCGTCAAGGAATGGTATTACGAG AAAACGTCGGAATGGACGCTCGACTACCCTCCCTTTTTCGCGGCATTTGAATGGGTACTCTCCCAGGCGGCACGTTATGCAGACCCGGCGATGTTGATTGTCAACAACCTCAATTATGATTCATGGCAAACAATTTACTTCCAGAGGGCCACGGTTATCGTCACCGAGCTTGTTCTGCTCTTCGCTTTGAGCAG GTTTGTCAAGTCGGTATCGCAACAAAACAAACACCTTGCGCACATCGCCAGCCTGTCCATCTTCTTGTCCCCCGGTCTGCTTATCATCGACCACATTCACTTTCAGTATAACGGATTTCTTTACGGCATCTTGATTTTGTCAATCGTTCTGGCGCGGAAGCAGTCGACTCTTCTCTACAGTGGGATTAGCTTTGCTGTTTTGCTGTGCTTGAAGCACATCTATCTATACCTTGCCTTGGCATACTTCGTCTACTTGCTGAGGGTCTACTGTCTGGACCCGAAGTCGATTTTCCGCCCTCGtttcttcaacatcatcaagctCGGAGTGTGCGTGGTTGGCGTGTTTGCCTTGGCTTTCGGACCGTTCGCCTCCTGGGGTCAACTGCTTCAATTGAAGGACAggctctttcccttctctagAGGGTTGTGCCATGCGTACTGGGCACCCAACGTTTGGGCGATGTACTCATTCACTGATCGCATCTTGATCCAGC TTGCTCCGCGGTTGGGTCTTCCGGTCAATCAAGACGCTCTGGTCAGTGTCACCCGTGGTCTTGTCGGAGACACGTCTTTCGCCGTACTTCCTGAAATCACCAAGGAGCACACGTTTATCTTGACCTTCTTGTTTCAGTTG CTGCCGTTGATTAAGCTCTGGCGCAACCCTGAATGGGAAACTTTTGTCGGTGCCATCACCCTGTGCGGATATGCATCATTCCTGTTCGGCTGGCACGTCCATGAGAAAGCGGTACTTCTGATCATCATCCCGTTCAGCCTCATCGCGCTCAAAGACCGGCGCTACTTTAGCGCGTTCCGCCCCCTGGCTGTCGCCGGACACGTCTCTTTGTTCCCCTTACTCTTTACCGCCGCCGAATTCCCGATCAAAACGGTCTACACAGTCCTGTGGCTCGTGCTGTTCCTCTACGTATTTGATCAGGTGGCACCTGTCTCCGAGCGACGCCGGATCTTCGTCGCCGATCGCTTCTCCCTGCTGTACCTGACCATTGCCATCCCACTGATCATCTACTGCTCCATCCTGCACCAGGTCATTTTCGGACTGGAGCGGTTGCAATTCCTGCCCCTGATGTTCATGAGCAGTTACTCTGCCGTTGGAGTCGTGGGTAGCTGGATTGGATTTATGGTGGTTTACTTTACAGCATGA
- a CDS encoding DDT domain protein (COG:B;~EggNog:ENOG410QDJS;~InterPro:IPR018501,IPR028941,IPR013136,IPR028942;~PFAM:PF02791,PF15613,PF15612,PF10537) — translation MVLFKRKPVQYLPRPVIEDDSSEVWVIPETNEVFVNYEPYLQRMDFYKQRRFICEITGHSGLTFFEALRSEMEESREVNSVFPDALKEPILRRIQFSTVSRVDNLVDEVYEEFKQDFYPGEPVLILLDDNTRLHGTIRDKVNFPDQLNPDGTLKRPAYSTYLVKVTDRPNEEALLDQEHITRDRKTFTKQMLRAFIKNNVTRESWNGAPWLVKPSIAEEFRIPTEVPKHLQYGAKVAEKKAMKKADQEGFFGFFASQQLPELKPAVKGQKGKPSQQDMARNKEAQFLEYQRSLNGNPTFVVANKPTNGAARSTKNQETEKKPQPAPAVVVKAEPPKEPSPPPIKYPIEDLDIAPDREKKKQRPELKFLTVDETDDPEDADLLHDDIDLESVGRLLETWNTLNVYCEVFQLDSFTFDDFVQAMRFSSEDVDCELFVEMHCAVLKKLVNAEKDDNGAVQISLPELPDEEEDESEEEDEEEEDEPTPEPEPVVTRMTTRSSLAKAEAENLKAQADRDRSSSVEVKIHRAAEMFGEYGWIDRLRKRDFRNGGWEMVMIGLLHQLSARPRMEKVCNEILKHLAPLDAEPTQETAQAQYSTLDVNLRVQALQIICMLSLETKAIRNYLEECSNQMTEFRKEKIEYQKARKAALEELRRLHQERKALQPEPEKSPSPAPELEALEDSKMTGVDGDSEAVDSDEEEVPQRTLRGGIDRALERKRKQEEERERKEQLAKQPKGSKQFQRVLKKIEDQKANIQKLEDKINVVDNDLREADCPRTRCLGKDRFCNRYWWFERNAMPYGGMPNSSTAEAQYANGRLWVQGPDEMERVGFIDVSDDLRKQYQKDFQTTPAERKKTEEGHTRLTNATEWGYYEDPEAIDALLDWLDSRGHRESKLRKELLLQRDNIVKYMKHRKEYLQPTSDQEEPEDVPAKRMITRNKTYVDDNKHRCMRWRNTTALSDNGHLHVDASRPTKRAKRMTDEPKEIKATNRQGKPLTRQGTRYNF, via the exons ATG GTATTGTTCAAGCGGAAACCGGTCCAGTACCTTCCTCGACCGGTCATTGAAGATGACAGCTCCGAG GTCTGGGTTATACCGGAGACCAACGAAGTTTTCGTCAATTATGAACCGTATCTGCAGAGAATGGATTTCTACAAGCAGCGGAGGTTCATTTGCGAGATAACAGGCCACTCGGGCCTGACGTTTTTCGAGGCTCTTCGAAGCGAG ATGGAGGAATCGCGCGAAGTTAACAGCGTATTCCCCGATGCCCTCAAAGAACCCATTCTGCGCCGAATTCAGTTCTCCACAGTATCGCGGGTCGATAACCTTG TGGATGAAGTTTACGAG GAGTTCAAGCAGGACTTTTACCCAGGGGAACCTGTCCTGATTCTACTGGATGATAATACTCGTCTTCACGGCACAATCCGAGACAAAGTCAATTTTCCGGACCAGCTCAACCCCGATGGAACACTTAAAAGACCGGCCTATTCCACGTATCTCGTCAAAGTTACGGATCGTCCGAATGAAGAGGCGCTACTGGACCAGGAGCACATCACTCGCGACCGGAAGACATTTACCAAGCAAATGCTGCGTGCGTTCATCAAAAACAACGTAACTCGAGAATCGTGGAATGGTGCACCGTGGCTGGTGAAACCTTCTATTGCGGAAGAGTTTAGAATTCCGACTGAAGTACCAAAGCACCTGCAGTACGGGGCAAAGGTTGCAGAAAAGAAGGCGATGAAAAAAGCGGACCAGGAAGGCTTCTTTGGCTTTTTCGCATCACAGCAATTACCCGAGTTGAAGCCCGCGGTAAAGGGCCAGAAAGGCAAGCCTTCCCAACAGGATATGGCCCGGAACAAAGAAGCACAGTTCCTCGAATACCAACGCTCACTCAACGGCAACCCGACTTTTGTTGTCGCCAATAAGCCCACAAACGGAGCAGCCCGATCCACCAAGAACCAGGAGACTGAAAAGAAGCCACAGCCTGCCCCTGCGGTTGTCGTTAAAGCCGAGCCTCCCAAGgagccatctcctcccccgaTCAAGTACCCTATCGAGGATCTCGATATTGCTCCAGACcgcgaaaagaagaagcaacgcCCGGAATTGAAGTTCTTAACCGTGGACGAGACCGATGATCCCGAGGATGCCGATCTCCtgcatgatgatattgaCTTGGAATCAGTCGGGCGTCTCCTGGAAACGTGGAACACTCTTAACGTCTATTGCGAAGTTTTCCAGCTCGATTCTTTCACTTTCGATGATTTCGTCCAGGCTATGCGGTTTTCATCCGAGGACGTGGACTGCGAGCTATTCGTGGAGATGCACTGCGCTGTCCTGAAGAAGTTGGTCaatgcggagaaggatgacAATGGCGCTGTCCAGATATCTCTACCGGAACTtccagacgaagaagaggacgaatctgaggaggaagacgaggaagaggaggacgaacCGACACCCGAACCTGAGCCAGTTGTCACGAGAATGACCACTCGGAGTAGCCTGGCGAAGGCTGAAGCAGAGAATCTCAAAGCGCAGGCGGATCGGGACCGTTCGAGCTCCGTGGAGGTCAAGATTCATCGCGCCGCGGAGATGTTCGGGGAGTACGGCTGGATCGATCGCCTGCGGAAGCGTGATTTCCGAAACGGGGGCTGGGAAATGGTGATGATCGGACTCCTGCACCAGTTGTCCGCCCGTCCACGGATGGAGAAGGTGTGCAATGAGATTTTGAAGCACCTAGCTCCATTGGACGCGGAACCCACCCAGGAGACTGCGCAAGCTCAGTACTCTACACTGGATGTGAACCTGCGCGTCCAGGCTCTCCAGATCATCTGCATGCTCAGCCTAGAGACTAAAGCCATCCGCAACTATCTGGAGGAGTGCAGTAACCAGATGACCGAGTTCCGtaaggagaagatcgagtACCAGAAGGCGCGCAAGGCAGC TCTTGAAGAACTCCGCCGGTTACATCAGGAGCGCAAAGCTCTGCAGCCCGAACCGGAAAAGTCACCCAGCCCAGCACCTGAATTGGAAGCCCTGGAAGACTCCAAAATGACCGGTGTGGATGGCGATTCGGAAGCTGTGGAttcggatgaggaagaagttcCTCAGCGGACGCTTCGTGGAGGCATAGACCGGGCGCTTGAACGCAAGCgcaagcaggaggaagaacgcgAGAGGAAAGAACAACTCGCCAAGCAACCCAAGGGCTCCAAGCAGTTCCAACGAGTGCTCAAGAAAATCGAGGACCAAAAGGCCAACATCCAGAAGCTTGAAGATAAGATCAATGTCGTCGATAATGATCTAAGGGAAGCCGACTGCCCGCGGACCAGGTGTCTTGGAAAGGATCGGTTTTGCAACCGCTACTGGTGGTTCGAGCGCAACGCCATGCCATACGGTGGGATGCCCAACAGCTCAACGGCAGAAGCGCAGTATGCCAACGGTCGCCTATGGGTCCAAGGGCCCGATGAGATGGAGCGTGTGGGATTCATCGACGTCTCAGATGATCTGAGGAAACAATACCAGAAGGACTTCCAGACTACTCCTGCGGAGCGCAAGAAGACCGAGGAAGGACATACCAGACTCACCAATGCCACCGAATGGGGCTACTACGAGGACCCAGAGGCGATCGACGCACTTCTCGACTGGCTTGATTCGCGAGGCCACCGCGAGTCCAAACTCCGCAAGGAATTGCTGCTGCAGCGTGATAATATCGTGAAGTACATGAAACACCGCAAAGAATACCTACAGCCGACGTCCGACCAGGAGGAGCCGGAGGATGTCCCGGCTAAGCGCATGATAACGCGGAATAAGACGTATGTGGATGATAACAAGCATCGCTGTATGCGTTGGCGCAATACCACGGCATTGTCGGACAATGGTCATCTTCATGTGGATGCTTCACGGCCGACGAAGcgggcgaagaggatgacggaTGAGCCCAAAGAAATCAAAGCGACCAACCGTCAAGGAAAACCGCTTACACGACAGGGCACCAGATACAACTTCTAA
- a CDS encoding putative lectin family integral membrane protein (COG:U;~EggNog:ENOG410PIPQ;~InterPro:IPR005052,IPR035661,IPR013320;~PFAM:PF03388;~SECRETED:SignalP(1-16);~TransMembrane:1 (n3-11c16/17o382-403i);~go_component: GO:0016020 - membrane [Evidence IEA]), with product MKIPASLLSLAAAAAAQSVIESSSFGFGQTLSTDGGAISGWQTGGESHNPDILSNKIILTPPYPGNTRGFAWSQTPVSQSEWTAEFQFRATGPERGGGNLQLWYAKDGKDRIGTSSIYTVNQFDGFALVIDSHGGRGGSVRGFLNDGTTDYKSHRSVDSLAFGHCDYPYRNLGRPSTVRLKHTKSVFEVTVDDKLCFSTDKVALPTGNVFGLTAATPENPDSFEVFKFVLQSAESGAGSTVPVQQQNTNQQPIAAQQQVVPQQQQQAPPVNTGFEQQFADLSNRVQGVNQATDNILRELGSQDTKTANRQVELLQKLASKDQIASLDARLQKMEQMLQTIQRDLEGKDYHGRFNQLQETLRSSHLSLTENLLGVITSSAPRMGFFICMIIAFQGLLAVAYIIYKRRRANMPKKFL from the exons ATGAAGATCCCtgcttctctcctttctttggctgctgctgccgcagcTCAATCGGTGATTGAAAGTTCCAGCTTTGGTTTCGGCCAGAC GTTATCAACAGATGGCGGTGCCATTTCTGGGTGGCAGACTGGAGGAGAATCGCACAATCCCGACATC CTTTCCAACAAGATTATCCTGACACCGCCTTACCCTGGCAACACTAGGGGATTTGCTTGGTCCCAGACTCC TGTATCGCAATCGGAATGGACTGCAGAGTTCCAATTCCGAGCGACTGGCCCCGAAAGGGGTGGAGGTAACCTCCAGCTCTGGTATGCCAAGGACGGCAAAGACAGAATCGGCACTTCCAGTATCTATACCGTCAACCAATTTGACGGTTTTGCTCTGGTCATTGACAGCCATGGCGGAAGG GGTGGCAGTGTGCGCGGGTTCCTCAACGATGGCACTACAGACTACAAGAGCCACAGAAGCGTTGATAGCTTGGCCTTTGGTCACTGCGACTACCCTTACCGCAACCTTGGTCGGCCCTCTACCGTCCGCCTGAAGCACACCAAGTCTGTCTTCGAGGTTACTGTCGACGACAAGCTGTGCTTTTCCACCGACAAG GTCGCTCTCCCTACCGGCAACGTCTTTGGTCTTACCGCCGCAACCCCCGAGAACCCCGACTCCTTCGAAGTCTTCAAGTTCGTTCTCCAATCCGCCGAGTCTGGAGCAGGCAGCACTGTGCCCGTCCAGCAGCAGAACACCAACCAGCAGCCCATTGCCGCTCAGCAACAGGTCGttcctcaacagcagcagcaggcaccCCCTGTCAACACTGGCTTTGAGCAGCAGTTTGCCGACCTGAGCAACCGCGTTCAGGGCGTCAACCAAGCTACCGACAACATCCTCCGTGAACTCGGAAGCCAAGATACCAAGACCGCCAACCGCCAGGTCGAGCTCCTCCAGAAGCTTGCCAGCAAGGACCAGATCGCCAGCCTCGACGCCAGACTCCAGAAAATGGAACAGATGCTGCAGACCATCCAGCGTGACCTGGAGGGCAAGGACTACCATGGCCGCTTCAACCAGCTTCAGGAAACCTTGCGCTCGTCTCACCTCAGCTTGACCGAGAACCTCTTGGGAG tcatcacctcctccgccccgcgcatgggcttcttcatctgcatgATCATCGCCTTCCAGGGTCTTCTTGCCGTGGCTTACATTATCTACAAGCGTCGCCGTGCGAACATGCCCAAGAAGTTCCTCTAA